The following are encoded in a window of Limibacter armeniacum genomic DNA:
- a CDS encoding SanA/YdcF family protein, with product MPAELYKICNARRMSVLRDYLAERRNQISQISKMVVLIAILMVGVIFACDTFISNYSKSLTYDSVTEVPSNRVGLILGTSKFVKSGKKNLYFHYRIDAAVELYRAGKIKYIIVSGDNSSRYYNEPRDMRAALMKRGVPSERIIMDFAGFRTLDSVVRAKEIFNQQEITIISQKFQNERAVYIAKHKGISAVAYNAKNVSFRSHLQTHLREYLARVKVMLDLYVLNVQPKYLGRKIYI from the coding sequence ATGCCCGCTGAATTATACAAGATCTGTAATGCTAGAAGAATGAGTGTGTTGAGAGATTATCTGGCAGAAAGGAGAAACCAAATATCCCAAATTTCAAAGATGGTGGTCTTGATTGCCATACTTATGGTTGGGGTTATTTTTGCCTGCGACACATTTATTTCCAATTACAGTAAGTCACTGACCTATGATAGTGTAACTGAGGTGCCTTCCAATAGGGTTGGGTTGATCTTGGGAACGAGTAAGTTTGTGAAGTCAGGTAAAAAGAACTTGTACTTTCACTATCGTATTGATGCAGCAGTCGAGCTATACAGGGCAGGGAAGATCAAGTATATCATTGTAAGTGGTGATAATAGCAGCAGGTATTATAACGAGCCTCGTGATATGAGAGCAGCCTTAATGAAGCGAGGGGTGCCGTCTGAAAGGATTATTATGGATTTTGCAGGTTTCAGGACTTTAGACTCAGTGGTAAGGGCTAAGGAAATATTTAATCAGCAGGAGATTACTATTATTTCCCAAAAATTCCAGAATGAGAGAGCAGTTTATATAGCCAAGCATAAAGGGATTAGTGCTGTTGCTTACAATGCTAAAAACGTAAGCTTTCGAAGCCACTTGCAAACTCATTTGAGAGAGTATTTGGCAAGGGTAAAAGTAATGTTGGATTTATATGTACTGAATGTGCAGCCTAAATACCTAGGGCGAAAAATCTATATATAA